The DNA region GTATCAATAGAAAAAGATTTAAGAGTGAAGGAATATTAAGCTCTATAACAAGACAAGGAGAAGGATTGAATGAATATAAGATTAACTTACACAAATGCAAAACTAATTCACAGGCATCTAGGAATATCATATCCAGAGCTTGCCATTTATTACATTAGCAAGCGGGAAGGCTCAAAGAGTGTAAGCGTAAATTATAATTCGGCCAATGTGAGATTTTCAGATTTGTCAAATATCGCCAGACTACTTGAAAATGAGTGGAAAATTATTCAGACTTCAGAAAAACTGATTACATTTCGTTCTCCCGATGATGTTATTATAACGTGTAGATGTAACGTTGGATATGACTTTGGGCATTTAGTAGAAATTTTTTTAGAAAAATCCTATGGATCTGATTTCAATAATAAGAACATTATAGATATTGGTGCAAGCAATGGTGATTCAGCAATATATTTTGCTAAGAAAGGGGCAAAGCGTGTTGTGTGTCTGGAGCCAGATACGAGAAGTTTTGAACTAGCCGTTAATAATTTAAAAGCATCAAAAGTTGAAGATCGCGTTACTATCCTGAATAAGGCACTAAGTAACAAAGATGGAGAGATTAAATTATTTGTGTATGATATGAATCCAAATGCTAATTCTGTTGATAAAAGCAACATGGTACATCTCAAAGATACGATGCATGAGGAGACCGTTGAGTCAATAACGGTAAAAGACGTAATCGGTATGTTTGAAGGTGAGCAAATAGATCTACTGAAGATGGATTGTGAAGGATGTAAATACTCTGTTTTAAGAAATTTAGATGCTGAGTCATATAAGAAAATTAAAAGCATAGTTATGGAATATCATAATGGTTTACAATTCTTAAAAGGGCTCCTTGAGTCATACGGTTTTAATGTTGAGGTAAAGGCCGGTAATGATAAAATAGGTTATATCAGTGCAAACAGGGTAAGATTATTAAACTGATTCGTCATCCCAAAATATCATTGCCCACTACAGCTTATTGGTATACCATAGAAGACGCCATGACACAATACATAAGGCATGATGACCATAAGTTCGATTACGATGATGAAGGAATAACCCATAGGAAACACATTATTGCCAATAGGATAAGATACATTGGAAAGGAATCAAACAACCTTGACGAATCTATGGTAATAGGCATTGACGAAGATTCATACCTTGAGTATGAAAATATCAAGGAATTATACAATTGGATTTTGTCATTGAAGTCTAAGGATGTTAAGGATAAGGGAATATCTGAAAGAGATCTCAGGAATTTCAAACAGAAAATTAGGCAAGGTAAAGGACTGAAGAACAGGTCAAAGATAGCAAGGATACTCTACGAAGTTTTTAAGTCAAAATCCAGCGATTAATATTGATATATAATTATGAAAATACCGGCACGTTTTAAAGTCTTATCTATATCCCATTCAATAAAATGGGACCGTCCGAATTTGAATCGGAGTCACCAACACCCCAAGCTGGTAGGATACCAAGCTACCCCACGGTCCCTTAAAAAAAGTATTGCAAAATAATATAAATATTTTTAATATGGTAAAACCTCGTCTATTAAATCCTTGTGTGAAAGTATCATTCTCCTGCAGCAGTATCTTTTAACGCCAAGATCGTCAAGAATCTTTGCCTTTTCCTCGCCCCTGGGCTCGCGACCGGTTTCATTTATTATCTTTGTGCAGGCCTCCGTGAATCGTACATAATCGGACGCTATTACACGGCCACAGCTAAAACACCTTACCGGTATTATCATATAATCACCTGTATGATTTCTGCCTCTTTGCCCTAGCACCATAGCCCATTGGCTTTTTCGGCATCTTCCTTCTCACATCATTTACCAGCATTGACCTATCATACGCCCTTATCTCAGCCTCAAGATCGCTGTCCTTAAAGTATTCTATTATTGCCTTTGCCATTGCGGTCCTTGTTGCGTCGGCCTGTCCTGTGTTGCCACCGCCATGGACGTTTACATCAATGTCTATTTCTTTTGATCTGTCGCCAAGTATCCTTATTGGCTCCAGCATCTTTTCCCTTAGTATTTCTATTGGATACAATTCAATTGGATACCCATTTATAAGGAATTTGCCACTGCCCTTTCTTATGATTGCCCTTGCAATGGCCGTCTTTCTCTTTCCAACCTTTATTATGTAATCACTCATAGGTCTCACCCAGTATCTTTGAGATCTCTCCCAATGTGATAAAGCCTGTTACCTTTTTATTCATTGCCGATTCAATTCTTTCAAAATTCTTGTTTTCAAGTGATTTTGGTACATTTGCATAAACCATGCAGCGCTTTAATGCCTCCATTCCATGGGTTTTCTTTTTAGGAAGCATGTCTCCTATTGATCTTTTAAGTATTCTGTCTGCCGTCTTTGGATAGTAAGGTCCCTTTCTGATACTTCCTGTGTTTCTTAAATTATTGAATTTATCTATTATGAATTCTTTTCTGCCTGTTATTACAACCTTCGATGCGTTTACAATTGTTATTGACTCACCATTCAATAATTTTTTGGCAACGTATGATGATAACCTTCCATAAATATGATTTGAAGCGTCTATATATATCATTGGCATCACCTTATTATCTTTATATTGGTTCCCTTTGGATTCTCAGATGCAAGATCCACAAGATTTACAAACTCGGAGCCTGCATCATTTAACTTTTTCAACGCCTTCTCAGAGATTTTAAACGCTGAAACCTTTATCTTTTTATTGAAGACACCGGATGATAACAAATATCCAGGTATTACTATAATATCATCATCTGATGTAATCCTCTGCAATTTTCCAAGATTAACGGTTGCATAATTCTTTCTTGAAGATGAGAGCCTTATGGCTATATCCCTCCAGAACACAGAGCCAGATTCTCTCGATCTTTCAAGAAGCTTTTGAATCGTATCCTTTAGATACGAGTCCGTCTTCTTCTCTACTTTGACCGACATAGCTCATAATTTATATATGATTAATAAATCTTTTTAATTGGATGGTTCATAATAAATTACTATAGAATTCTGACATCTTCTTTTTATATGTTTCAATTGTGTATCTATCCTTTATCTTTTCAAAGTTTGATAATAGTTTATCTCTTTGATCCATTGCAATCTCTATATTTTTTATTAAATCATCAAAACCTGAGAAAATGGCAGAATCATTTAATGTCTCATGGTAAATACCTAGATCAGATGCCACAACCGGTGTACCGCAGAATAAAGACTCCAGGGGTGGATAGCCAAAACCCTCAAATTTATTCATTCTTACAAGAACCTCAGCCTGATTGTAAATATTTACCATTTCCTCCGGGGTGACATCGACATAATTTAAATCAGCCCTATTTCTTCCAACATGTATATGATAGTATTTCCCATGAACAATTTTATCTATTTTCTCTGAATTCTTCCACCAGTCATCGCCTACTGTAAGAATTGAGTTTTCAATCTTTTTGATATTTCTCTTTGAAAATATTGGATCTATGTAATTGTATACCGTTGTTATTTTATCCTCATTGAAACCTGCATCTATTAAATTCATTGTTGTTTCATTTGAGATTGATAATATATTCAAATTTTTATATTTATTTATTATTCTTTTTAGATATAATATATCAAGTTTTCTTGCAATGGTTTCATTATCCTTTTTTTTCAAACATGTATAAATCATGAAATGTAACTATGTCATCATCCCTTATGGGTTTAAGTATTGGGGCAGTATAATGCAAAAGTGAAAATTTTTCATTTTTTATGTATTTTCGAGTTTTAAACCTGTTTAATAGCCAACCAGATGTAATTTTTGGATATTCTGGATAAATAATTCTTCCCGGATATTGTAATTTTGATTTGTTTTTGTCCAAAGGGATTGAAATTAGGTTTATGCCCATGGCCTTTTGTAGTTTTTCAGAATAAACACCTATGCCTGCATGGGAATAACTTACATTTATTCCGAGTATTTCACTGAATTCTTTAGTGAATTTCATAATACGGTATATTTTTTAATTATATTAATTCTGCAAATAATAAAATTATAAAAACAATATTAAATTTTTATAATAATGCATTAAAAATTATGTCATATATTGTATGACAAAATTTATATTTGAATTATGGTTTAGTATTGCACAAAGGTGTATGGGAGATGAATGTTTCAAAAAATCAGAAGGATAGTGCTTTAACGTTAAATAAGGCCAGAAAGGCTTTAAAAAGCTCAATATCTGCACTCAGCATCATTGTAATATTAATGCTTTTCTACATGTTATATGATATAATAATGGGAAAAATAAAGATAGATTCACTATTCTTCTATATAATAACGTTTATAGATATATTCTTTATATTGTTTATAACAAACAATGTTTTTAATAGAGTTATAACCATAGGAAAGTCAATGGTATTTATAGCATTCTCTGTGGCCCTATCAATATTTTTAAAACAGGCATCCCTTTACACTTCGCAATTATCATTGATAATACCAGTTTACGGAAAATTAATAGCACCGATTGCCGTTTCAATATCAATTATGTTAATAGGCTTCTTCTCAATAAGGATGGGCGGAAAGATATTAAAA from Picrophilus oshimae DSM 9789 includes:
- a CDS encoding FkbM family methyltransferase, which gives rise to MNIRLTYTNAKLIHRHLGISYPELAIYYISKREGSKSVSVNYNSANVRFSDLSNIARLLENEWKIIQTSEKLITFRSPDDVIITCRCNVGYDFGHLVEIFLEKSYGSDFNNKNIIDIGASNGDSAIYFAKKGAKRVVCLEPDTRSFELAVNNLKASKVEDRVTILNKALSNKDGEIKLFVYDMNPNANSVDKSNMVHLKDTMHEETVESITVKDVIGMFEGEQIDLLKMDCEGCKYSVLRNLDAESYKKIKSIVMEYHNGLQFLKGLLESYGFNVEVKAGNDKIGYISANRVRLLN
- a CDS encoding DNA-directed RNA polymerase subunit N → MIIPVRCFSCGRVIASDYVRFTEACTKIINETGREPRGEEKAKILDDLGVKRYCCRRMILSHKDLIDEVLPY
- a CDS encoding 30S ribosomal protein S9; translated protein: MSDYIIKVGKRKTAIARAIIRKGSGKFLINGYPIELYPIEILREKMLEPIRILGDRSKEIDIDVNVHGGGNTGQADATRTAMAKAIIEYFKDSDLEAEIRAYDRSMLVNDVRRKMPKKPMGYGARAKRQKSYR
- a CDS encoding 50S ribosomal protein L13 — protein: MIYIDASNHIYGRLSSYVAKKLLNGESITIVNASKVVITGRKEFIIDKFNNLRNTGSIRKGPYYPKTADRILKRSIGDMLPKKKTHGMEALKRCMVYANVPKSLENKNFERIESAMNKKVTGFITLGEISKILGETYE
- a CDS encoding 50S ribosomal protein L18e codes for the protein MSVKVEKKTDSYLKDTIQKLLERSRESGSVFWRDIAIRLSSSRKNYATVNLGKLQRITSDDDIIVIPGYLLSSGVFNKKIKVSAFKISEKALKKLNDAGSEFVNLVDLASENPKGTNIKIIR
- a CDS encoding glycosyltransferase, giving the protein MIYTCLKKKDNETIARKLDILYLKRIINKYKNLNILSISNETTMNLIDAGFNEDKITTVYNYIDPIFSKRNIKKIENSILTVGDDWWKNSEKIDKIVHGKYYHIHVGRNRADLNYVDVTPEEMVNIYNQAEVLVRMNKFEGFGYPPLESLFCGTPVVASDLGIYHETLNDSAIFSGFDDLIKNIEIAMDQRDKLLSNFEKIKDRYTIETYKKKMSEFYSNLL